The genomic region AGCATGTGAAGCTTTCTTTCTCTTCACCTGAAGCAAAATAGGAATAATTAGAAGTAGTAGTTGCCAAAGATTGCATAAGGAAAGCTTCATATCCAAATCCAATTAAACAATTATGGTCCATTATGTCGTCATGTGCCATAATTCTAGACAGGAACATGGCTTCTGTGTTCTGGGGACAGGAGCATGGCTATATATGTGCATCATTGTGAACTTTCTGGCACtcaacaaacattttttttttatagataataaaagttttattgatgAAAAAGAATAATGTATTTACGATTGTAAACTCACTGCccttgaaacaaaaacaaacaaatcataagGAAAGTCTAATAGAGAAAAGGAAATCAGGTAGGGAACTATAATGCGTAAGACCCCAAATATGAGACCACTCAAACAAAGTCCTAGTAAGCAAGTTCTTCAACATATCTATAGGTCTCTCAATATCCTCAAAAGTTCCGGCATTGCGTTCCTTCCAAACTAACCACATAAGGCATGCTGGTACCATATTCCAAACCTCTGAAGAGTAAGTTCCCAACCAATTCCTCCaagcaaaaagaagagaaacaatAGTATCTAGCATCACCCACTGAACCCCAAACATAATAAGGACCTCACTCCACAAAGCAGATGCAAACTGACAATGGAACAAAATGTGATCCACAGTTTCCTCATCACGCCTACAAAGACAACACCAATTAACAAGGGGCAAATTCTTCTTAACAAGGTTATCTATTGTAAGAATCCCACCCTAGCAGCAgtccataaaaagaaagataccATTTTAGGTACCTTTACACACCAAATGCTTTGCCAAGGGAAAGAAACAGAAGGGGCTTTCAACAAAGCAATATAAAAGGATCGCACATCAAAAACACCACTGCAATTCAACTGCCAAATCAAGATATCCTCACCCTCCCCACTAGATACTGGTAGAGACATGCTCATAGAAAGAATAAAATCTCCGCAACTCCCATTCATTAAAATTGCGATGGAAAAGGAAGTTCCAACTCCTACCTCCCTTGTCTAGTGCAAAAATAACCATGTCAAAAATTAGAGCTTCCTGAACCACAGCACAAGCAAACAATTTCAGGTATAATTCTTTCAAAGGAATAGGACCTCTCCAAGGATTGTGCAAAAACCAAATACGATTGCCCTCTCCCGCTGCATACACCACATAACCGAAAAAATTGTCTGCACCTTTCCTAATATTCTTCCATAACCCACAACCATGAGTCCCTCTCACAACTCTAGTGCACCAACCTCCACTACCCTCTCCATATTTGGTGGCTATTACCTGACGCCATAAATGGGTAGCTTCCTTCCCAAACCGCCAAAGCCACTTCCCAAGTAGAGCTTGGTTAAAAAGCCCAATCTTCCGAATCCCCAAACCCCCTACCTTCACCGGCCAAACAACCTTATCCCAAGCAACAAGTGGATATCTGAAAACTTCATTAGAACTCCCCCAAAGGAAATTTCTCAGAATCCTCTCTAATTTGTCTGCTATGTGTTGCGGAATAGTAAACAACTATAGATAATAAGTTGGGAGACTCGACAAAGTACTCTTCAATAAAGTAAGCCTACCTCCTTTTGACAACTACAACCGCTTCCAACCAGAGAGCTTTTTCTCCACCCTTtctaaaataggattccaaattgaagCATCCTTAAAATGAGCCCCAAGTGGCATTCCCAAATAAGACATAGGCAAACGACCAACCTTACAACATAAAATACGAGCCAAAGCATCCAAATTCTCAACCTCACCAACTGGCATAATTTCACTCTTGCCAACATTTACTTTTAAGCCTGTAATAGCTTCAAAAAAGATCAATACCATCCGTATATATAATAATTGGTTCCTAGATGCATCACAGAAAAGAATAGTGTCATCAACAAACATGTTTGTCTAAGTTTATCCTTTTGGCATACAAGAGAGCCATAAAATGTAAACATAACAGAAACACTAACAAAAAGTATAATAGCTTTATAATTCTAAATACTTTTCTAGGTAACTGAAAAATTAATTGCTTCATTAAGTCTCCATTTGAGTATCGCACATGACTGTCTCCTCAAATGCCCATAATTTTCAAGTGGCTCTACGACAAGTCATAGGATATACCCATTGAATCAAAAGTAGCAGCAGATTCCCCAATCAATTACATCAATAACCTATAGTAAAACATCTAGTACCACTGAGAACATGAAGCTTTCATGAATTTAAAAACTAATGGTTTTTTCAAAGTTCTGGCATCATGAAAAGACTGTAAAATGCATACCGCTGCCCCAATTACTTCCCTCAGCGCATCATCATCAGCACCAAGCCGCAGGGGATCTCTTAAGCTAACCTGCAAATAACGAAGTCTTATAAGAATAACAAGGAAGCTGCACTTCCATATTGGTATTCAAAAGAAAGGGCAGATACTTCAGCTACAACTTCCATTAGGGAAAATGAAAAGGTTTGCCTAATTTTTCAAAGCTAGCACCTCATAGCTCACTCAAAACATGTTATGGCTTCAATCATCTTATTACTTTGGTGCAGATAGGAAGAAGTTTGATAGGCCCAAAAAATAGCCATAACTCACCTTTTACTTTTGGAATTGCTCAATTGGAAGTTAATACACTTAAAATGTTTCTCCCCTAGTTTCATCTATATGAATAATCAAAATATGTTTAATCATGACCAGAATAGTTTATCTGATACCTACTGTTATCAATCTGTGCAGAAAGGTATCCCAAAATCAGTTACGAAGCATTAAGCCTTCATCATGTTAGCCTAAaaggggttttttttcccctcttttttgaCAGGTAGATAcctttttccctttattttgaTTGATACTTACACAGGCACCAAGTGGGTTATGACCTCAACATCTACcttgctctttttttcttttttggtgacATAGAAGAGTTTCACTTAGATTAGTTGCACATCGTAGAGAATAATGTACAACAATCCTCACTATTAATCAAACTCCAATGACAACTGACCCCACTTGCTAGAACCAGTTACCGGATAATGCAGGGGCTTTTTGCCCCTGCTGAGCTAAGCAATTTATCCTCATGCCCAGGAGGAAATATCTACCTTGCCCTTACAAGGGGAAGAGGTGCCATTTGGGCTAGAGCTCTTTGGCAATAAGTACGTACGTATAAAAGTAAGGTGACTAGCAGAGTTGAGAAGTGCACTACTCTCATACACAACTAAAGAGTCATAACAGTTATGCATGATGGATTAACATCAGACATAGAGCTATATCCATCATAGCCAAATGAGCGTCAGTTTACCCTGAagggattttttctttttctttttcttttttttgtgtgtgtataagTAAGTTTTTTGTCCCTAAGGGTAGAGAGAAAGGGAATTTCAACTAGTGACCTCTCATGAGGCGTGGTCCCCAGCTGATCCCTTGGGAGTTGGGGCTAAATCATCCATAAGTTTGGTGATTCAACAAAGATATCAAATGCATATGACCTCAGAAAGACATGTTCCCACagcaagattttcttttttagataaataCCATTCATGCAGCCATATGTGATTAAATCCAGGAGTTCACTACCAACCTTTTTTATGGGGGGAAGTAAATGCCATCAGGTCCAAAGAGCATTGGCAACAGCAATGTACCAATAAGAAATGCTAATGCTCAAACAAAATCCATGTCATATGCCAGTAAAAATTGAGAGCATATAAAGCCAGAAGAAAATTCACCTCTGCAGGACCAAATAAGCAAACTTTGAAGTTCCCATCAGCTAAAAGTCGCAATCTATTGCATCCAGCACAAAAATGTTCAGTCATTGATGTGATAAACGAAACTGAACCACAATAACCATCTATCCTGAAATTCTTTGCTGTGTCTGTAGGGTGATCCTTAAGTCTCCTTAGGCCTGTAAACTGTTTTGCCTGTCCATATACAATGAGGAACTTAGCACATGTATAAACAAACATTCACGATTAAATAAGTGGGTCACTAACCAGAGTTCTACCTTACCACTGTATCCAACATTTCAGAGTAGGGTACAAGTTTCTTGACATTCCAAACATTCCCATCAAAAGGCATGAACTCAATGAATCTAACATTAATTGGCTTTTCACGTGTTAACTCTACGAAATCACAAATCTCATCCTCATTGAACCCACGCATTACAACGCAATTTACCTGAAAATCAAAGTTTTATCATAACAAGTCTTGAACAAGAACTAAGAGTAGCACTTTTAACATgcacccccaccccccaaacCCACTCCCCAGGGcggcaaaaaaaaattctttttagttgttaagaacacaaagaaaaatcaggaaatatatataactataagCACAAATTTGAGAGGATAAAACATGCCTTCACAGGATTGTATCCAAGATCTACAGCGGCATTGATAGAATCCATAACCCTTTCATGTCCTTTGCGTCGGGTTATGAATTCAAACTTAGCTGGCACCAAAGTGTCTAAACTGATATTCACGGATGTAAGCCCACACTCTCTCAGCTTTGGAAGTTTTTTTGCAAGAGTAATTCCATTGGTAGTAATGGCCAGTGTCTTTAGTCCCTTCAAGTTCGACAACTGTAGACATATGTCTTCAATATCCTTCCTAATGGTTGGCTCCCCCCCAGTCAAACGAATTTTCTCCACTCCAGAGCTTACAAACAGATTTGCCAGTCGAACAATCTCATTTGGTGAGAGTAGTTGAGGGCTTGGAGTGAGCTCCACACCCTCCGCTGGCATACAATAATGACATCGCAGATTGCAACGCTCTGTCAAAGAGATCCTCAAGTAAGTGTGCAGCCTTCCAAATGAATCGATTAGCATATCGGAAACAGGACTATCTTTTGAAGGGTCCTCTGACAAAGTAGCACAAGAAGTAGCATACGTCTTTGCCAAGGATCCATTCAGATAACTACGGACTAAACCTTGACTATTACTCTCTCTGGATGCATAATATGATTCAACCTCACAATTGACCTGATTATAAAGTTCCAAAATTGTTAGCCATTTTGAAAATTACCAACATCAATCACCCCCGAAGATCAAAAACCAATCAATTGAGAAAATCTAGCAgaaataataaacttaaattcaTAGACAGCATGTGTGGGGGCTGAGGAACCAAACCTCAATCACTGGGTGAAAAAATCAAACACTTGGAAGCTATATGATGTTTAAAATGTTTGGACTTGATACATAGAATTCTGAAAGTTTATTTCTgtgaacaaattaaaaaatggcttttttacgtttttttaaaataaaataataataaaaaaaccagaaaaaccCCAGATGATTTGTTTAATATATTGAAACATGGGTCAGAGCTAAACCATCAAGAATTTACCAAACAgtgtataataatataaatatatatccaATGGTCAGAAACACACAATACAATCATCTGACAAATGAGTTGCTGAGTATTGAAAATACATgttttatacacatatatacacgaATGTAacagttaaataaaaaaaacataaaattatggTAAAGGAACAGTTTGGAGCTGGAGCACAACAGTGTTAAGATAAAACAAAGCTGAAACTCAATAATATTAACccaacagagaaaaaaaaaaaaaaagcatagcaTGAATATGATTGAAAACAATGCAAGGAGTATAACATAAGCcccaacaaaaataataaataaaagaaaagatgtAGACATACCAggaaaaaattggattttatgaAAGGTAAAGGGCAAGCAATGATTTTGGAGACGTAACGCCTCATCGTTGCCGCTGAATTgtatgaataaaaattttataaaaaaaattggtaagaGTGGAAAAGCATTTTGTTGAAGGAAAGTATAGCTGTGTATATgtataaaaggaaaggaaaggaaaactGACCTCTCGTTTTGGGTTGGAGCTTTGGAAGGAATCTGTGCGTGAGGAGAAAAGAGTTTATGGCTTTTGGAACTTGTCAGAAGGCCAAAGaagcaaaaaccaaaaagcAATGGTTGGAGATGGATATagaatatagatatatatatagtaaataaatGTCCTATGAAGTTTGGTATAagatatatgtgtaaaaatAGGCATGCGCACGATTGTTGGGTTGGGAATACGGAGTGGAGTGGAGAGTCTTTTTCGACATTGACAAGGAGTCCAATGACAATGAACAGACATGTCCAACTCATTCACCATTCATCTTCTTTTTGCTATATCTTCGCTGGCGGCTCACaatttgttctttcttttgcaCCTTTTAATTTCTGATCTTTAATCTGTTCCTGTATTTTACAGATTACACTTAAGGGGGGTCCCCTATCGTATTGTCGTCTGCAGAGTTAGTTTACTAACACAAAAGGTTGCACAAAGCACAGCACTGCAGATCCATCCTAGAATGCCGTGGACTCTTTTGACTTTTCCTTTATGCGAGACTTAtttagttgttattattattattattataacttcGCCGGCTGCTCTCaatttgttctttctttttcacccTCTGATTTCTGATCCTTATGGcatgtttgggagtttagagagggaggagagtagaggggagtagtggggaggagagtagaggagaatgattatcctccaccttgtttggatgtttttataattagtaagggggaagggagtaattagcccttccccttgtttttaacattgtaattttataaatataataagggtaaattaggtaatttactttataaataattttatgtgctctactctccctccaaatctctccaatttgggggaattaaaaatgagggggttggaggtagttgaaacccctccaaacccctccaaatccctccccctccttccttaaaaaactcccaaacaaggtaattgaattactccccttccctctactctactccccctccttttttaaacatccaaacatgccattagagtccgtttggatagaatttattactaaaaactgaaaactgaaaacactgtaacaaaataatttttaaatgggtaaaaaacactgttcattccAGAatttactgttcattggcctaaaatcactgttcatggccaataaacagtaacaaacacgcgttgaaaaaaaaaaaaaaaaaaaaactggacgTGGACGCAGAAaagtgctatccaaacgccctcttaatATCTGTTTGGATTTGATGATTGTGTCTATGTTTGCTGAGTTTCAAGTTTcagctcttttttttattttttttttaaggtcgCAGTTGTTGACTTTTCTCCTGTGAACAGTGTattcgtgcactgtttacgggacccacaaacttcaataagcaacttttttattaaaaataggtcccatagcattattcacacatttaaaaattattttgctacagtattttcagttttcaactgtatctaaacggacccttaatcTATTGTTATATTACAGTTTACACTTTAGGGGGTCTCCATCTTAGACTGCAATGGACTCTTTGACTTCCTTTTTTATGCGAGACAAATAATGCTAAGACCACAACTTTTACCATAATTTGCTCACGTGGTAAGTCATGAGTGGTGAATCCACAATTTCACCACTCATAACTTGCCACATGAGCAAGTTGTATTCCTAGTATTTTCCTTGGTTATTACACCAAGAAAGTCCGTCCAACTTACttcctaaaaataaaacaaatggcTAGAAAATACATCTGTCAAAATTCTATAATGTCctaataatgaattttttttaatattttcaagtgaATTAGTGGCATATATTTCCTTTTTCATACTATTTGTATTAAACAAATCTTTATTCACACCAATGGCTACTTAAGTTATTTGTAATAATGTGACATGATATGAATATTATCAACATTTAATTCacttagagcattagcatctgGTTTGTTCAAACATTTGTCATCTTACAAtctagaaaattattttatctattttatcatattATTTCCAACTTACAAAAcatctcatttcttattttgaCGATACAACTCATTACAATAACATGAACTACCCAATAAAATAGTATAAatcaacaaacaaacacacacacacacacacacacacacacacacactctctctctctctctctctctctctccaacctAGCAATCGGTTCCTTTCTCATTATAGCAACTAGGGATGGCAACACCCGACCCAATCCTAATAGGGTAGGTTTTACCCTATCAGTAAAACAAATGGGGTGGGTGCGGGTAATAGCCTTACTCGCCCCATACCCGACgcatatacatatattaatattgtataattttaaaaaaccttAATTACCTAGGTATATATATCATACTTTCTCTCAAATTCCAAACCCTAATCTCATTCTTTAGCACATTCACAGCCACCCTACCGCCCTTACTCTCACTCTCAACTGCTCCCTTCTCCCTGCCTCCTTCACTCTCATTCTGACTCTCAGCCACCAAGTCTCCACCTCATCATCGACATCACACATTCTCCTCCCCCTCTGTCACCATGTCTCGCTGACttgggtatttctttttatcctttatcttttgttttttctttttcttttttttttttgggtttcattttctctcttattgcaaaaataattaGGATTTATGTAGTGTGCAGTTGTGTTTGTAGttgaaaaccaaataaataacaattttttgaaGGGCATGGCATGGCGGGGATGGGAGCAAAGAATCCCCCCGTTTAGTTAATGGGGTATGTTTGGGTGTCGGGTCGGGGATGGGATAATGATATCTGCTCCAAACCCATCCCGTTTTCATTCCTAATAGCAACTTATAAACTAACAACCGAAACCAATCAAAACCACTGAAATTATCTATCAAATTGAAAACACCCAAACCGTTGAAATCAACAATCAATCAAAACCACTGAAACCATCAACAGATCAACCATTGTTACCGCCAATCGAAACCATCAAAACCAATAACCCAACAATTAAAACCCACCGAAATCAGTAACCAATCCACTTGTCGTTGCAAATCGAAACCACCAAAATGATTCACCTAACAATTGACTTCCATCCTCAAAGccaaaacccaccaaaatcaACTACCAACATTGATCCACCATTGTCACTATCacaccccaaacccaaaatgGTCCAAAGTATGAGAAAATATCTCAAAGGTACCTGttggtttttcctttttgacaattcaatccaaaATTCACTATCAAAGTACCAATATCAAGAATTATCCTAAAAAACTTCATTAATGATACTCCCAAAGTAAGTCATAGCTCTATTCGATAATTACAAAaaccattggccacaaaagaatggaggtctaaataaatacatttacaTATCATCAACTTGTCTCATCAATGGGAATAAAGTCATAACCACTATTAGATAtaaaagaatgagtcaagcctATTATAGTGTGTTCATCTAAGGATCACCATAACAAAA from Castanea sativa cultivar Marrone di Chiusa Pesio chromosome 11, ASM4071231v1 harbors:
- the LOC142617122 gene encoding GTP 3',8-cyclase, mitochondrial isoform X1 encodes the protein MRRYVSKIIACPLPFIKSNFFLVNCEVESYYASRESNSQGLVRSYLNGSLAKTYATSCATLSEDPSKDSPVSDMLIDSFGRLHTYLRISLTERCNLRCHYCMPAEGVELTPSPQLLSPNEIVRLANLFVSSGVEKIRLTGGEPTIRKDIEDICLQLSNLKGLKTLAITTNGITLAKKLPKLRECGLTSVNISLDTLVPAKFEFITRRKGHERVMDSINAAVDLGYNPVKVNCVVMRGFNEDEICDFVELTREKPINVRFIEFMPFDGNVWNVKKLVPYSEMLDTVAKQFTGLRRLKDHPTDTAKNFRIDGYCGSVSFITSMTEHFCAGCNRLRLLADGNFKVCLFGPAEVSLRDPLRLGADDDALREVIGAAVKRKKASHAGMFDIARTVNRPMIHIGG
- the LOC142617122 gene encoding GTP 3',8-cyclase, mitochondrial isoform X3; protein product: MLIDSFGRLHTYLRISLTERCNLRCHYCMPAEGVELTPSPQLLSPNEIVRLANLFVSSGVEKIRLTGGEPTIRKDIEDICLQLSNLKGLKTLAITTNGITLAKKLPKLRECGLTSVNISLDTLVPAKFEFITRRKGHERVMDSINAAVDLGYNPVKVNCVVMRGFNEDEICDFVELTREKPINVRFIEFMPFDGNVWNVKKLVPYSEMLDTVAKQFTGLRRLKDHPTDTAKNFRIDGYCGSVSFITSMTEHFCAGCNRLRLLADGNFKVCLFGPAEVSLRDPLRLGADDDALREVIGAAVKRKKASHAGMFDIARTVNRPMIHIGG
- the LOC142617122 gene encoding GTP 3',8-cyclase, mitochondrial isoform X2, whose product is MRRYVSKIIACPLPFIKSNFFLVNCEVESYYASRESNSQGLVRSYLNGSLAKTYATSCATLSEDPSKDSPVSDMLIDSFGRLHTYLRISLTERCNLRCHYCMPAEGVELTPSPQLLSPNEIVRLANLFVSSGVEKIRLTGGEPTIRKDIEDICLQLSNLKGLKTLAITTNGITLAKKLPKLRECGLTSVNISLDTLVPAKFEFITRRKGHERVMDSINAAVDLGYNPVKVNCVVMRGFNEDEICDFVELTREKPINVRFIEFMPFDGNVWNVKKLVPYSEMLDTVAKQFTGLRRLKDHPTDTAKNFRIDGYCGSVSFITSMTEHFCAGCNRLRLLADGNFKVCLFGPAEVSLRDPLRLGADDDALREVIGAAA